In one Gossypium hirsutum isolate 1008001.06 chromosome D09, Gossypium_hirsutum_v2.1, whole genome shotgun sequence genomic region, the following are encoded:
- the LOC107931307 gene encoding uncharacterized protein, translated as MESETARRRISNIASHFSPCDDTLSVSHLLPMNCSGRCDNRMYFARQGSAFQACFMRQVSRPERTAPQCFAPPKSVSTPLESSNAIEAPLFSRPTMMDSNLSNLSKIEPLGLDWRLSMPDPPKFARPNKNTSDKMPLQSKKNTCWSISNGTKWSPKMDVAESGHNYIMMVEVPGVSIGDIRVEVDDQNLTVRGKRSSHCWKLAADCSDGSISAYHKREISQGPYQVVWPLPANVNRDSVSAEFLDGFLRIVIPKL; from the exons ATGGAAAGCGAAACAGCAAGACGCAGAATCAGCAACATTGCATCCCATTTTTCACCCTGTGATGATACTTTATCTGTTTCTCACCTTCTTCCCATG AACTGTAGTGGGAGATGTGATAATAGAATGTACTTTGCACGTCAAGGTTCAGCATTTCAAGCTTGCTTCATGAGACAAGTTTCAAGACCAGAG AGAACTGCTCCTCAGTGTTTTGCACCTCCCAAATCCGTTTCCACTCCATTGGAGAGTTCTAATGCTATTGAAGCACCATTATTTTCTAGACCTACAATGATGGATTCAAACttgtcaaatttatcaaaaatagaACCTCTGGGACTAGATTGGAGATTATCCATGCCTGACCCTCCTAAGTTTGCTAGACCAAATAAAAATACAAGTGATAAGATGCCATTGCAATCTAAGAAGAATACATGTTGGTCCATATCTaatg GCACTAAATGGTCCCCTAAGATGGATGTTGCAGAATCTGGACACAATTATATTATGATGGTTGAAGTTCCAGGTGTCAGCATTGGTGACATTAGAGTGGAGGTTGATGACCAAAA TTTAACGGTGAGGGGTAAACGGTCTAGCCATTGTTGGAAACTAGCTGCTGATTGCTCTGATGGCTCAATCTCTGCATATCACAAAAGGGAGATATCACAAGGGCCTTACCAGGTTGTGTGGCCACTTCCTGCTAATGTAAACAGGGACAGTGTCTCAGCTGAGTTTCT AGATGGATTTTTACGTATTGTTATTCCTAAACTTTGA